The Streptomyces cyaneogriseus subsp. noncyanogenus region GGTGACGTCCAGGGGGCCGGGGGTGAGCGCGGTGCCGCCCTCGTGGGCGATGAGCCGCTGGGTCTCCAGAGCCTCCTCGTGCCGCAGGTCGCCGCCGACGACGAGGGCGCCCTCGGCGGCGAAGCGCAGGGCGGCGGCCCGGCCCTGGTTGCGGGCGGTGCCCGAGATCAGCGCCACCTTCCCTTCGAGCCGTCTCATCCCCGCGCCTCCGCGTCCGCCAGGGCGTCGGAGACGGACTTGACGCCACCGTGCGCCGTGAGGCCGCCGTCGACCGGGATCTCGGCGCCGGTGATGAACGAGGACTCGTCCGACAGCAGGAAGACGACCAGTGGGGCGACCTCGTCGACCGTGCCGGTGCGGCCCAGCGGGGTTTCGCGGACGTTGGCCTCGCGGAAGGCGGGCGCGGCGGAGGCGGTCATCTCGGTCTCGATGTAGCCGGGGTGGATGGTGTTGACGCGGATGCCGCGCGGGCCCAGCTCCAGGGCGGCCGTCCTCGACAGGCCCCGCAGCGCCCACTTGCTGGCGGTGTAGGCGACCGGGTAGTGGGCGGTGAGGGCCGCCGAGGAGCCGATGTTGACGATGGCGGAGCCGGGCGGCATGAGCGGCGTGAGGTGCTGGATGCCGAGCAGGGGGCCGGTGACGTTGACCGCGTGGACCCGGGCCATGTCCTCGGGGCGTACGGCCCCGACGCGGGCCCGCCAGGTGACGCCCGCGTTGTTGACCAGGCCGTGCACCTGCCCGTACGACTCCTTCAGCTCGGCGGCGAGTTCGGCCCACTCCCGCTCGCTGGTGACGTCGAGGCGGCGGCAGCCGGGCGCCTCGCGGACGTCGGTGGCGATGACGCGGGCGCCCTCCCGGGTCAGGGCCTCCGCCTCGGCGGCGCCCTGGCCGCGGGCCGCACCCGTGACGACGACGACCTTGCCCAGCAGCCGCTTGGGGTGCAGGTCGCTCACGGCCGCTCCCGGCTGCGACGCCGGCCGGCCGGCAGGGGGACGGGCTCGGCGCCGGGGACGACGGTGTTGCGGAGGGTGCCGATGCCCTCGACGGTGAGGCTGACGGTGTCGCCGGGCTTGAGCGGCGGCGGGGTCCGCTCGCCGCGCAGGCCCCACAGCTCGGCGAGGCAGCCGCCGTTGCCGCAGGTGCCGGAGCCGAGCACATCGCCGGGCACGACGCGGGTGCCGCGGGAGGCGTAGGCGGTCATCTCCTCGAAGGTCCAGCTCATGTTGGACAGCAGGTCCTCGCCGACCACCCGGCCGTTGACCTCGGCCCTCAGCGCCAGGCGCGGGAAGCCCTCGCCGTCGCGGTACGGCTCCAGCTCGTCGGCGGTGACGAGGTACGGGCCGAGGGTGGTGGCGGTGTCCTTGCCCTTGCAGGGGCCGAGGCCCACCTTCATCTCCGCCGACTGGAGATCGCGCGCGGACCAGTCGTTGAAGACGGTGTAGCCGACGATGTGGTCGCGGGCCTGCTCGGGGGTGAGGTCGCGGCCCTCGCGCCCGATGACGGCGCCCACTTCGAGTTCGAAGTCGAGCACGGCCGAGCCGGGCGGCACGGGAACCTCGTCGCCGTGACCGTAGATCGCGTGCGGGTTGGTGAAGTAGAAGGTGGGTGCCGCGTACCACTGCGCGGGGACGCCGGACACGCCGTCCACCGACCGTCGCACACCCTCGACGTGTTCCTCGAAGGTGACGAAGTCCCGGACGGACGCGGGCTGGAGCGGGGGCAGCAGCCGTACCTGGGAGAGGTGCGGGCCGGGCGGCACGTCGAGGGCCGCCGCACCCGCGGCGAGCAGTCCGGGCAGGCCGTCGGCCCGCGCGAGCAGGTCGGTGAGGGAGGCGACGCCGGGCAGCGGACGGAGCGTGCCGTCCTCTTCCACGACGGCCACCCGGGTGCGGTGGCGGTGCTCGTACGCGGCGAAACGCATGGTGCGGCTCCTGGAGGGGGTGGGCGGGGCGGCCGAGGGGACGTGCCGCCGGGGCCGGGGGCGCGGCGGGGTTGTGCCAGGG contains the following coding sequences:
- a CDS encoding fumarylacetoacetate hydrolase family protein; translated protein: MRFAAYEHRHRTRVAVVEEDGTLRPLPGVASLTDLLARADGLPGLLAAGAAALDVPPGPHLSQVRLLPPLQPASVRDFVTFEEHVEGVRRSVDGVSGVPAQWYAAPTFYFTNPHAIYGHGDEVPVPPGSAVLDFELEVGAVIGREGRDLTPEQARDHIVGYTVFNDWSARDLQSAEMKVGLGPCKGKDTATTLGPYLVTADELEPYRDGEGFPRLALRAEVNGRVVGEDLLSNMSWTFEEMTAYASRGTRVVPGDVLGSGTCGNGGCLAELWGLRGERTPPPLKPGDTVSLTVEGIGTLRNTVVPGAEPVPLPAGRRRSRERP
- a CDS encoding SDR family NAD(P)-dependent oxidoreductase, with amino-acid sequence MSDLHPKRLLGKVVVVTGAARGQGAAEAEALTREGARVIATDVREAPGCRRLDVTSEREWAELAAELKESYGQVHGLVNNAGVTWRARVGAVRPEDMARVHAVNVTGPLLGIQHLTPLMPPGSAIVNIGSSAALTAHYPVAYTASKWALRGLSRTAALELGPRGIRVNTIHPGYIETEMTASAAPAFREANVRETPLGRTGTVDEVAPLVVFLLSDESSFITGAEIPVDGGLTAHGGVKSVSDALADAEARG